The nucleotide window AGCCTATATTAAGAAAGTAgttgtcttggggcgcctgcgtggctcagtcgttaagcgactgcctccggctcgggtcctgggatcgagccccgcatggagcttgctgctccacggggagctctcgctgtgtctctctgtcatataaataactaaaatccttaaaacacacacacacacacacacacaaaccaggaGAATGGTTTTTCCGTCTCAATTTTAACTTTAAGAGAATGGTTTTTCCGTCTCGATTTTAACTTTAAGAGTAAATGATGTCTTGATTCAACTATCAATTTCcaggaaatacaaagaacaaagaaactgtTAGGCCCTGCCGTGGAATTGAATCAGCAAACTCCAGAATGAGTAGAAATTCTACAGGACAAATGACCCagcttcttaaaaaaacacatcataagaaaataggagagatggggaaacctatagattaaaataaactttagagGCCTATCAATAACTTATAGCGGTAGACCTTATTTGGATTCTCATTCAAATGAACAAGTTACAAAATAGTTGAAACGATTCTACTTAGaatcaagcaaagaaacaaaaaccaagaggACTGTTGAGAACTAGATCAGGGTTAAGTAAAAAAACATCAAGGAGAAAGCAGTAGTAGAAAATAcggaaaattttccagaaatccTCAAGGTTAGTATCTAAATGTAGCCTCTTTTTTTGGAATTTATCAAGTATGAAATTCATAACacaaaaagtacataaaatatgttgacaccaagaaatgaaatagaatttaataGGCAATGTCTTTGTAAACTTCCCTCCCCACAAATATGGAAGATACTTGTTCAAATGCTAAGAACACTCCTAGAACAGAGCAAGACTAATGGCCAAAATCAAACACGGCAAGAAATGATCTTTTTCTGGCAGCCATTTCATTCATGACCAGGATGAATGGAGCATGTCTGAACACGCCGTGATCATCTATTTTTTGACACAGGTGCAAAGCACATAGGAAAAACAGAACATAGGCTAGAAAACTTTGATGTATACCCCCGAAAAAATGGTGCAAAACCGAATTTCTTAGATGTAAAGACAAAAttctaaacatatttttgttCTATCAAACACAGTgcattattattaaaagaaaaactctgcCTAAGGAATGtccacatatatattcattttaggaaataaatttaaacccTGTTCTTTTGTGTAGTTGGAGATCTCTCAGCCTCGGCACCGTTCACCTTTGGGGACAGGTAATTCCTTGTTGTGGAGGCTGCCGTGTGTATTGTAGGATATGTGGTAGGATCCCCCGGCCTTTGCTTCCTAGATCCCAGGAGCAATACCCTTGTGCCAACTGTGACAACCCAAAAGGTCTCCAGGAATGGCCAAGTGGGGGCAAAATCATCCCCAACTGAAATCAAATGATAGATCAATTCATGTTCTAACATCCAAGAGAAATAAGCATCCCTTAACACCGCAATAAGCTCGGACCTCCAGACTTACAGGAACGCATGGAGTTCCTAAGCCATGACCAGGACAAGGCATTCAGAGCTCAGATTTCTGGTGTATATATCTAAGCTCGCTGTCAAGCCTTCTTTCTGATCAGATTGGCACATATGTAATTTGGGAGTTATCTCAGGCTGCAGCGGTACCAGTCAGTGAGAACCAAAAGCTCCTCAAAAATGTGGATTTCATTTGGTCAAACATTCCATTTACGGAAAAACACATCGGCAAGACAAGGGCAGCAGTGTCTCCAATgtgtttcatgaaaaaaaaaatcttcataaagTGCCCAAGAAGATGACTGGAAatgctccttttcctttcttttcctttttttcatttcttaaaagctACTtgctctgggacgcctgggtggctcagttaaatgtccaactcagTTTTGGTTCGggtctgattttggctcaggtcatgatttcagggtcatgagatcaagacccgtgtcagggctccacactcagtgggaagcccacttgagattctctccctctgcccctcccccctacacATGCTCacatggctctctctctctctaaaataaaaataaatctttaaaaaatataaattataattttggttacgattcatgattttttttaaggttttatttttaattagtctctgcacccaatgtggggctcgaacctacaacctagatcaagagtctcatgcttccCAGGTACCCTAGGAttcacaaattaaatttaaagcacTTTTCCAATGAAAGTATTTCAAATAATACATgaattattatatatgatatataaattatatatctaggggcgcctgggtggctcagtgggttaagccgctgccttcggctcaggtcatgatctcagggtcctgggatcgagccccgcatcgggctctctgctcagcagggagcctgcttcctcctctctctctgcctgcttctctgcctgcttgtgatctctgtctgtcaaataaataaataaaatcttttaaataaataaataaattatatatctataaaataattccagtgaaataatattttcattgtaattttctatagaaaaatatagaagCTATATCTGTGGAGGGTTTCTTTTGGTGTCTAATTTTCAGATGCAAAAATTACTTTTGAATTAgctctcctttcatttctattgatttgtttttaaacttcgCTCTATCACTTTCGTAGTAGGATTAGAAAAGTACACATACATGAGTTGTGGGTACATGGCTGTGTGTTGTTTCATTCTTCACACTTGAACCACATTTGAAAATATCCTTACtgagttatttaaataaaataatttttaaaaaataggcacaCATCTACTCTTAGTGCcatagtttttcttcttgtttgtcTATTTCTGATAAAAAGCCATGGGCCTTCTATGCCTGTACTCTGACTTTCAAATATACGTGTTCAGTAATGGCTCTACATAAATACAATACTGGGTAAAAAGTACAATACTGGATATAATATACTACACTGAAACCTAAACACTGTCCTTTAATTTATACTTACTTTCATAATTACTGATGGTTTAATCTTCTAAAGCAGCTTAATAGTACTAATTACCTCATTAGTTATGCATGCCAAAaattgttcccttttctctggtacagaaaaagcatgaatttttatcttaaaaaaaaatgtcttagagGACAAGAGTCAGAATCTGTTTAGAAGCCCAGAGTGAGAAGTCTCTCCAGGATACGTGGGTAGGGGATTAGCTGGTTGGGATTTGGAGAGACTAACAACGGACACGTGGAAGGATGGTCAACCCCCGAAGCAACAGTCAATGATGTAAGTGTGGAGAATGTCACatgagaaatgaatttaaatcCAGAGATCCAATTACATGCAGAGTATGTGGATGCAGCATTATGTACTTTGAAGGACTATAAAACTGGTGGGGTTTGATGCTTGATGAAACACAGAATTCAGAGGATTATCTTTGCTTATATTCGGATTTGCTGTGAATGttgtatagcttttttttttaagattttatttttttaatattttacttatcgattagagagagagagagagccagagcaggaggagtagagggagagggagaagcagactccccgttgagcagggcctcgatcccaggaccctgggatcatgacctgagccaagggcagtcacttaacccactgagccacccaggtgcccaatattgtatagctttttttttttttctttttaagattttatttatttattgtagagaatggggaggggcagagggagacagcgaacctcaggcagactccacgatgagcgtggagcctgatgcagggcttgctctcccaaccccaagatcatgacctgggtggaaatgaagagtcacacacttaatggactgagccatccagccacccCGTTGCACAGCTTCTGATTTGTGTGCTCATCTTTACGGTCACAAGTACACAcccatgatttcattttaaaatccatatttaaaatcatttaaaattgtatttagcATCAACTAATAGTTTATATAAAGGAAACGTTATTgctcaattaaaaatttttctttaaataaaagaaaaagtttagttATCGGATGGTCAATCAAAAACCAGATCACCTAAAATCTTCAGTAACCCTGGCCCCTATTTTGGTGGAAGGCCTCTCTTCCCACAGCAAAGTCATGGGGAAAGTCAGCTGCTATTAACCACAATTAAATTTAGTCTGTAAAAGGAGAGAACATTTCattctgtcttttctccttgCTTTACCCTAATTTGTCCTTCAAGTCAGAACATATTATTTCATTCTCAAAGCCATTACCATCCTTATCTTCCCCAAAGGGATGTGTAGCACCGAGCACATTTGGGCTCTCCATGGTCACCATTGGATGAGCTCTTCGAATTGGATGCTCTGATGCTACACCCTCTGCCCACCTTCCAGTAGAGGGAGGACAGTGTTTGCAGGTGGAATGGCAATATGGGGATGTTCAAAGAACCCACTCGAACCCATCCTTTGTGTTATTAAGCCTACTGTTCAGCACAGAGCacacaaaggaagaaggaatgacTGAATCACAAGCAAATAATCAAAATCAGATAACACCAGGGCAAGTCATTCTGCAGATGGCATTTCAAACAAGAAGAGTGATGAATTCCCAGGAATTTGATTAAAGCTAAAGGTAGTTCTATTCCCCGTTTCTAGCTCTTCCCCAAGCAGGGTCCAATCCATCAGCAAGGTGTTAGCATGTTTtgtggttctgttttgtttttttctttccaacgTTGTAATTGCTACTCCATTGCTTGGTTTGGTTTTCTAACACCCAATCCCACTGCTCCtcagtgttatatatatataattgcattttaaatgacagtgaatttattttaattttgttttggataTTTCTTAACACCCCTGGAGGTGGCTGGCAACATGCCAGGACGCTGAAAATCAGAGTCGCCAGAAAGTGCAGTTGGAGGAAAACCAAGAATGTTGCCAAGTAGAATCATCTCTGGGTGGTATTTACGCACCTCTCTGCTCAAGCCAGAGCAAACGCTCAACAACCTGCTACACAAACTTGTCTCGAACACTGGGTCATTTCTCACCTTCAGAACTGACTTTGGCTCATTTTGTAATGAATGTCGAAGGTCCTAACGTAAGTTTTATATTGTAAACTGCCAACACAGCGATCTATCTCTCGCATGGggctcacactctctgtctctttacAAGCACAAACACACCCTCACATTCAACCCTAATGCTAAAAGGCGTCCTCTGCCTAGCTTGGCTGACCACCCAGCCTACCAATCCATTCTTGCTCATACTGCTTCTTTTGCTGAACCCCACGGGGCCATTCACAAACTTCAATAAGAGAAGCGCATATGTGCAGGAGCCAGCTAAGAAATAAATTAGCCAAGTATTTCATCTCCTAGTGGattacacagaaggaaaaaaaaaaatcagaagatagcCCCTTGGACGAGGTAATTTAATACCAAATATTTGAATAGTTACTACATGCAAGAACAAGTTTCCCTGCCTTGTATACATGGCCACAGCTGTCACTCTCCATTTCCAAATCTACCCCTGGTCCTGGTCCTGGTCCTGCTCTACTTAGCTCCAGCCACTGACTGCCTTCCCTAGAAGTTTTAGTAAAGCCACACTGTTTATAGGTGCAAGGCAACTGCACACACTTGAACCTGGACTTTCCATTCAGTAACTTCACTGTTCACTCCCACTCATCACAGTGATCTCTGTATCTGAGTCCTGAACTATAGTAGGAATAAATAATggtttttgagaaaatgaaaggaaataatccCATGGTGGGACCTGGGTAGGGCTATGGTTATAAAAATGACCAAATCAGAATTCCAGGAAGTTTCAAAACACAGCTCTTCAAGTatgtagggttgccagataaaaatatagaatacccagttaaatttgaatctcagataaacaatgaatgtattttagtataagtatatcccaaatacTGCAGGAGACATACTCTTAGTAAAAAGAGATACTGTTCactgtttacctgaaattcaaatttaactgagcatcttttgtatttttatttgttaaatctgaCGTTACAAATATACCCTTTTGAGAATCATTTGGATGCTCATACCCTcctatcaattattttattttttaaagttttatttaagtaatctctacccccaacgtggggTCAAACTCACCCCAAGGTTAAGAGGGGcatgcccagggcacctgggtggctcagtgagttaagcctctgcattctgctggggtcatggtcccggagtcctgtgatcgagcccctcatcgggctctctactccgcggggagcctgcttcccttccttctcgctctgcctgcctctctgcttacttgtgatctctgtcaaatgaataaataaaatctttaaaaaagaatttttaaaaagaggggcatGCCCttcggactgagccagccaggtgctcctcctCCTATCAATTATTTTAAACAGTCCTTACCGTGCATTAATGTCCTCAGAAAACTGGCTTTGTGcttgccaggctggctcagtcagtggagcatgctactctcgatcttggggttttgagttcaagcccaacgttgggtgtagagattacctaaataactagatatttttttaaaaaaagaaaattggatttGTGAACAGGAACGAGAGATAGCCTAGGAGAATTTAGAGCTTGACGCATTGGTATCCTTACCACCGGGTAGGAAGGCTACATAGAATTTAGGATCACAAAACACATTCAGGGCCCCGCCCCCTTTGGGCTGCGGGCGCTTAGAGACCTACCTTCTCTAGGCTGCTGCTGTAGGGTGTGGTAGGGCTCGAGAACGCGCAAGGAGCGCGCTCTCAAGCGTCGGGGGCGGCCATTGCGGTGCGCACTCCCGAGTCTGAAGTGACCCTTGAAAGGCGCGCTCTTGAGCTGCCAACGCGACGGCTGAACGGCACGTTCTCGAGTTTCCAAGGCGACCGCTGAACGGCGCGTTCTCGAGCTTCCAAGGCGACCGTTGAACGGCGCGTTCTCGAGCTTCCAACGTGACGGTTGAACGGCGCGTTCTCGAGCTTCCAAGGCGACCGTTGAACGGCGCGCTCTCGAGAGGCGACTGTTAAAAGGCGCGCCCTCGAGCGTCCCAGGCGACCACCGAGGGGCACACTTTCGagaggcggcggcggcccggCGTGTCCCGTAGGTGTCGCGGCGCTCGTGCTGGAGCCAGGGCCGGGGCCGGCTCCGGGAAGAGGTGGCGGCGACGGCTGGGCGCGTCTGAGCCTCGAGCCGGGGTGTGAGGCACAGCGTCCGCCTCCAGAGATGATGCGCCAGTGTCCGGCGGCCTTACCTCCCAGAGCGGCGATGTGTAACCCGTCCCAGAGGGTGCCCTACCTGGCCGGCACGACCGTGCCCAACAGCGACTTGGCGAGCCTTTTCGAGTGTCCAGTGTGCTTCGACTATGTGCTGCCCCCCATTCTTCAGTGTCACAGCGGCCATCTCGTGTGCAGCACCTGCCGCCCGAAGCTCAGCTGCTGCCCGACGTGCCGCGGGCCGCTGGCGTCCATTCGCAACCTGGCCATGGAGAAGGTGGCCAACTCCGTCCTGTTCCCGTGCAAGTACGCGGCCACCGGCTGCTGGCTAGCCTTGCGTCACACCGAGAAGGCCGAGCACGAAGAGATGTGCGAGTTCCGCCCGTACGTGTGCCCGTGCCCCGGTGCGCTCTGTAAATGGCAAGGCTCGCTGGAGGCCGTGATGCCGCACCTGATGCACCAGCACGAGTCCATCACCACGCTGCAGGGCGAAGACATCGTGTTCCTGGCGACCGACATTAACCTCCCCGGCGCCGTGGACTGGGTGATGACGCAGTCCTGCTTCGGCGTCCACTTCATGCTCGTCCTGGAGAAACAGGAGAAGTTCCACGGGCACCAGTTCTTCGCCATCGTCCAGCTGATAGGAACGCACAAGCAGGCCGAGAACTTCGCCTACCGTCTGGAGCTGAACGGCCACCGGCGCCGGCTGACCTGGGAGGCGACCCCGCGCTCCATTCACGAGGGAATCGCCACCGCCATCAGGAACAGCGACTGCCTCGTCTTCGACACCCGCAT belongs to Lutra lutra chromosome X, mLutLut1.2, whole genome shotgun sequence and includes:
- the LOC125092042 gene encoding E3 ubiquitin-protein ligase SIAH1A-like, whose protein sequence is MMRQCPAALPPRAAMCNPSQRVPYLAGTTVPNSDLASLFECPVCFDYVLPPILQCHSGHLVCSTCRPKLSCCPTCRGPLASIRNLAMEKVANSVLFPCKYAATGCWLALRHTEKAEHEEMCEFRPYVCPCPGALCKWQGSLEAVMPHLMHQHESITTLQGEDIVFLATDINLPGAVDWVMTQSCFGVHFMLVLEKQEKFHGHQFFAIVQLIGTHKQAENFAYRLELNGHRRRLTWEATPRSIHEGIATAIRNSDCLVFDTRMAQLFAENGNLGINVTISMC